The genomic interval GCTGCCTCAGAAGGGAGATCCGGTTGATCTGTGGTCAGGGTATCCAAGAGCTCTGCATGAGCAAGAAACGTCAATTCCTCCGCCAACTGGAAACACTGCTGCGCCTCGCTGAGATCTTGCCGCAGCAGAATCTGACGCGATTGGGGATCAAAGTGCCTCCGGCCAGTAATATCCGGCGCCCGGAAACGCACCGTGATGTTGTACTCCGCATCAAGCAACTGCGCGAGCCTAGTAACCCGAAGTCCCGGCTGACCAATGGCAGTTGCCAACTCCTCTCCAAGGCGATCGAGCGAATCAATGTAGTTTTTGTGGGTGGCAAAATAATCCCGAACAAAATCATGCGCAGAACTATGCGTGGGATCAACCTCAGCAGGCTGGATAATATGCTGCGCTAACTGAGGGAAACGATCCGCGAAATCTAAAAGATCATCCATCGACATCGTCGGACCCTGATTCATCGCCAAGGTTTCAGCCAGTCGGGTAGCAGTGGCCGTACCCCGGTCAGGGGAGAAGTAACTGGCCTCAACATCGAACACTTTCATCAGCTGCAGAAGCACCGTGGCAGTGAGTGGCCGTCCGTCATTTTCCAACTGGTTGAGATAGCTGGTGGAGAGATCAAGCTTGTCGGCCAATGCTGATTGGGTGAGCTGATGGGTTCGGCGCAGTGCATTGATCCTTGCCCCCGCGTAAAGCTTCGACATCCTTTGACAACCTCCCGAAAAGCTTATGACCTCATGATTTAACTAGATTTACAAAAACCTTCAAATCCACACGACACAATTACACAAATTTTACCTTGTGCATTGAAAGCCGTCAGCCGATTAGCGTTAAAGAAAATAAAAAACCACAAGGGGAGCACACCATGAAAGACACCACCGAGATCAACTGGCAAGGCTACGCCGATGGAACCGCAATCCGCGAAGCAGTCATCCACTCCATTGAACGAGAAGTATCAGCGGGCGAGCAGCCAACCCCAAACGATCTTAAATTTCTCGGGCTGTTCCAGCACCGCGCCGGGTATGTGGGCTCGTTGATCACCGGTTAAGTGTGGGGAGCAGGCTGGCTAAATAACAATCAACGCAGCGAACCGTGAAAGCCCACAATGCGGTGTACATTCGACAACAAGATTTCCTGATTTTGACCACCTTTTTACCGAAATCTTGTTGTCGAATGTACAACAGGGGCAGAGTGTATTCACAAATAGTAAAACCGGGCCACATCTGAACATCAGATGCGACCCGGTTTTTGACTAACAGGAATCCAAGAACTTACTTGATCTCGAGGAGAACAACGCCCTTGTTGACACCCTCGCCTGCAGCGACAGTAAGGCCGGTTACGGTTCCGGACTTATGAGCCTTCACAGGGTTTTCCATCTTCATAGCCTCGAGGACAACAACGGTGTCGCCTTCGTTGACTTCAGCGCCTTCTTCGACGTTGACCTTGATGACAGTGCCCTGCATTGGAGCTGCCACTGCATCGCCGGATACGCCAGCCTTTGCACCACCTGCGCGACGCTTCTTGGCCTTCTTCTTAGGACCAGCGGTGCCACCGAGTGCCAGATCGCCTGGGAGTGCAACCTCAACGCGACGGCCGTTGATCTCCACAACAACCTTCTGTGCTGGGGTCTTGTCCTCATCTTCGTCGAGCTCGGAAGCGTCAACGTAAGGTGCGATTGGGTTATCCCAAACCTCTTCGATCCACTTGGTGTAGATCTCGAAGCCTTCGTCGTTGCCCACGAATGCTGGGTTTTCCACGATGTGCTGGTGGAATGGGATAACGGTTGGCATGCCCTCGACAACGTACTCTGCAAGTGCACGGCGGGAGCGCTGGAGAGCCTGCTCGCGGGTGTCGCCCCAAACGATCAGCTTTGCCAGCATGGAGTCGAACTGTCCGGAGATTTCGGAACCTTCAACGACACCGGAGTCCATGCGGACGCCTGGGCCCTGTGGCTCGCGGTAGCTGGTGATCTTGCCTGGTGCAGGCATGAAGTTGGAGCCAGCGTCTTCGCCGTTGATGCGGAACTCGAATGCGTGGCCG from Corynebacterium glutamicum ATCC 13032 carries:
- a CDS encoding helix-turn-helix domain-containing protein; translated protein: MSKLYAGARINALRRTHQLTQSALADKLDLSTSYLNQLENDGRPLTATVLLQLMKVFDVEASYFSPDRGTATATRLAETLAMNQGPTMSMDDLLDFADRFPQLAQHIIQPAEVDPTHSSAHDFVRDYFATHKNYIDSLDRLGEELATAIGQPGLRVTRLAQLLDAEYNITVRFRAPDITGRRHFDPQSRQILLRQDLSEAQQCFQLAEELTFLAHAELLDTLTTDQPDLPSEAAIRLAKVGLSQYFAAAVVMPYTRFLEFAQDKHYDIELISEAFGVSFESACHRLSTLQRSGASGVPFFFVRSDRAGNISKRQSAATFHFSRTDGTCPLWALHRAFERQGNITRQVARMPDGRTYLWLARAVKGRTHGFGYPAAEFAIGLGCDISEAPGLVYSQGLNLDPESAAEIGPGCRICPRENCVQRAFPPSGQESIRPAPVQLLN